The following are encoded in a window of Mycobacterium decipiens genomic DNA:
- a CDS encoding PaaI family thioesterase, whose amino-acid sequence MTDASANPEELDPEYHHHGGFPEYGPASPGAGFGRFVATMRRLQDLAVSADPGDAVWDEAAERAAALVELLGPFEADEGKAPAGRTPGLPGMGSLLLPPWTVHRYGADGVEMRGSFSRFHVGGNSAVHGGVLPLLFDHVFGMISHAAGRPISRTAFLHVDYRKVTPIDAPLVVRGRVTGTEGRKAFVAAQLLELADGDETVLAEGNGLMVRLLPGQP is encoded by the coding sequence GTGACGGACGCGTCGGCGAATCCCGAAGAACTCGATCCCGAGTATCACCACCACGGCGGCTTTCCGGAATACGGCCCGGCCAGCCCCGGTGCGGGTTTCGGTAGGTTCGTGGCGACTATGCGCCGATTGCAGGACCTGGCCGTGTCCGCAGATCCCGGCGACGCAGTGTGGGACGAGGCGGCCGAGCGCGCCGCGGCGCTGGTTGAATTGCTGGGCCCGTTTGAGGCCGACGAAGGCAAGGCGCCGGCCGGGCGCACTCCCGGCCTGCCCGGTATGGGCAGCCTGCTACTACCACCTTGGACGGTGCACCGGTACGGCGCCGACGGTGTCGAAATGCGGGGGTCGTTCAGCCGGTTTCATGTCGGGGGTAACTCGGCGGTGCACGGTGGTGTATTGCCGCTGCTGTTTGATCACGTATTCGGGATGATCTCGCATGCCGCGGGACGGCCGATCAGCCGGACGGCCTTTCTCCACGTCGACTACCGCAAGGTCACCCCGATCGATGCGCCGTTGGTGGTACGCGGCCGGGTCACCGGTACCGAGGGCCGCAAAGCGTTCGTGGCGGCGCAGTTGCTGGAATTGGCCGACGGCGACGAAACGGTGTTGGCCGAAGGCAACGGCCTGATGGTACGGCTGCTGCCCGGCCAGCCCTAG